The nucleotide sequence GACCTGCAGGAGATCTCGGTCTTGGCCACCTGGTCTGAGTGCTCGATGGTGACGTTGGCAGGCCCGTTGAGACGCCAGCCGCGTTCCATCGCTGTCTCCTCGAGAAGGTGTTCGAGGTGTCGAGGAAGCGCATCGGGCACCTGCTGGGTGGTGTGAAGGGTGAGGACATAGCGACTCGGGATGGTCGGACCGGCCGGTTCCTGTTCGATACCGAGATCGGCTTCCCTAAGGAGCCGGATTCCCAACTCGGAGGGGTGCAAGGGACCTCCGAACATCACGCCTGCAAGGCCGTCGACGAGACGTTCGATGCGCCGTTCGAGGTTTCGGGCGGTTCCCATCGAATCATTGTATTCGAGGTCCCGCAGGACCCTGTGGGTACGGAGCAGGGGCTGGGTCTCGGAGGGAAGGGCCAGTTGCCGCCGTGCTACGATGTCGTGCCCGGGCGAGTGGCGGAATTGGCAGACGCGCAGGCTTCAGGTGCCTGTGAGCTCACGCTCGTGGGGGTTCAAGTCCCCCCTCGCCCACGACGTGTTTCCTAACACCGCCCCGCGACGGCGTGGACGTCGACGCACCGCCGTAGTTCTGAGCATCTTGACCATGGTTGTCCTTGTGTTCCTGGCAGCCGGTCGGCTGCGCAATGACACGCGCGCCTCGATCGCCTATCTCGTGGAGGCAAACGCGGCAGTCACGGGCTATCGGGACCTGGCTCAGCGGTTTCAGGGGCAGATTCTGCTGAGGTTGCCGGTCGCCCAACGCGAGGACATTGAGCTTCTGATGGACCAGTACGTGGCGGATGCAGCGAGCGAGGCCGCCGGATTGCACGAGATGAGCCAGCCGGCGTCGACCGCGGCGGCTGCGGCGGCCCTCGATCTGGCCTTGACCTCCTGGGAGGAGGGGTTGCAGTCGTTTACGCAGGGCCTGTTTGCAGTGGTGGACTATCCGAACGCCGAGGCCTCGGTAGAGGAGCTGTCGACGGCGCTGGCGCAACTACAGGTGGGCGACCTGGCCTATGAGCGGTTCCTGGATGCGGTAGAGGAGCTGGGAACCAGGATCGACTTGCCCGTCGAGTTCCCTGAGGTCGCCTTTCTTCCCGCGAGGCTCGGAACGCTTCGTCACGTGGCGGGGATCATTGCCGTCGTGGAGGATGCACAAGGTATGGCGTTGCGACGCGACCTCGAGATCTCAGCGGTGAAACTCGAACCGCAGGAGGTGGGGACCGATGACAACGGAGACCTGATTCTCCCGGCCACGGAAGCGCTGCTGGTGCGGGCGAGCGTCGGCAACCGGGGAAACGAGAACGAAAGAGACATCCGAGTGTCGATCACGTTGCAGAGTTCTGACGGTTCGATCCTGTACCAGGAAACGGTTGATCTGGACAGTCTCGAGCCGAGAGGCTCGACGACGGTGGACTTCTCCGCTCTGCCGGTGGTTGCAGGGGAGCGCTACACGATCCTGGTCGCTGTCACGGTGCTTCCGAATGACGTGGACACGAGCAACAACGTCCGCCAGATCCAGATTCGCGTGAACGAACCGTCCTGATACCTTGGTATCTCGTATCTCGTATCTCGTACTTCGTACCCCGCCTTCAGCTCTCGCTCCTCGGTAGTTGACACGCCGTCCTCTCGCCGGCTGCTTGGGAAATGTCGT is from Gammaproteobacteria bacterium and encodes:
- a CDS encoding DUF3662 domain-containing protein, with the protein product MGTARNLERRIERLVDGLAGVMFGGPLHPSELGIRLLREADLGIEQEPAGPTIPSRYVLTLHTTQQVPDALPRHLEHLLEETAMERGWRLNGPANVTIEHSDQVAKTEISCRSEPAPGPRPPWGRLVPQSGAPYPLIYNRVLVGRSPDCDVSISASEISRLHALIWREGGRIWINDLDSSNGTSVDGGAVTKPVPIDDGAVISFGPATFDFRTQ